In the genome of Cryptomeria japonica chromosome 8, Sugi_1.0, whole genome shotgun sequence, one region contains:
- the LOC131029929 gene encoding glycine-rich cell wall structural protein 2 yields MWNPKLFVLVVTTALVFACIVEGRIARSDLGLSLGGDGGLGVGVGLGVEAGLGLGGSGSGSGSGSGSGSGSGSGSGSGSGSGSGAGSGAASGAGSGAGSYAGSGAGSHGGGQGGGSGSGYGAGFGSGHGEGGGSGYGSGSGSGSGYGGGSGSGSGYGAGSGSGAGNGGGGY; encoded by the coding sequence ATGTGGAATCCCAAGTTATTTGTTTTGGTCGTTACGACCGCGCTTGTATTTGCATGTATTGTGGAGGGGCGGATTGCACGAAGTGATCTGGGCCTCAGCCTCGGCGGAGACGGAGGCTTGGGTGTAGGGGTAGGGTTGGGCGTGGAGGCAGGCCTAGGTCTGGGTGGAAGTGGAAGCGGTTCTGGCTCTGGGTCTGGTTCCGGTTCTGGTTCAGGATCAGGTTCAGGATCAGGATCGGGCTCAGGCTCAGGAGCGGGTTCTGGGGCTGCTTCTGGAGCTGGTTCTGGTGCGGGGTCATATGCAGGTTCGGGAGCAGGCAGCCATGGCGGCGGTCAGGGTGGTGGTTCTGGGAGTGGGTACGGTGCAGGTTTTGGTAGTGGGCATGGTGAAGGCGGTGGCAGCGGCTATGGTTCGGGGTCTGGGTCTGGTAGTGGGTATGGAGGCGGTTCGGGGAGTGGCTCGGGTTACGGGGCTGGGTCGGGATCTGGCGCCGGCAATGGTGGAGGAGGTTACTAA
- the LOC131857816 gene encoding uncharacterized protein LOC131857816 yields MVNKLKLILMKIILREQHGFTSGHKIMDSIIMVAETIHLMHSSKFQVNGSVCGFFQATNGFRQGDPLLPFLFVLIVEVLDDTILFGSATQREAYVIKSVLEDYEKDSRQCMNKKKSRIYFLNTNKRIQAKIEGLLQFGQGSFPIKYLGVPLFAGKLDNRMLEEVVNKCKAKSTLWKNKWLSQAGRIQMIKSVLSTIPIYYMSCYRASSKDLSALDDYVQENCRPNSPIIWTRFGESQTVNSVKVADILNSRKIYILSEKDSLI; encoded by the exons ATGGTAAACAAGCTTAAACTGATTCTAATGAAAATAATTTTGCGGGAACAACATGGATTCACCTCAGGGCACAAAATTATGGACAGCATTATTATGGTAGCAGAAactattcatttaatgcattcctCCAAATTCCAAG TTAATGGATCAGTGTGCGGCTTCTTTCAAGCTACTAATGGGTTTCGGCAAGGAGACCCTTTGTTGCCCTTTTTGTTTGTTCTTATAGTAGAAGTGCTTG ATGACACTATTCTCTTTGGCTCAGCAACACAAAGAGAAGCTTATGTCATTAAGAGCGTGTTAGAAGACTACGAAAAGGATTCGAGGCAATGTATGAATAAGAAAAAATCAAGGATATATTTCCTCAACACTAACAAGAGAATTCAGGCAAAGATAGAGGGACTGTTGCAATTCGGACAAGGAAGTTTTCCTATTAAATATCTTGGGGTTCCTTTGTTTGCAGGAAAATTGGATAATAGAATGTTGGAAGAAGTGGTCAATAAGTGCAAAGCCAAATCAACTTTATGGAAGAACAAATGGCTTTCGCAGGCGGGGCGAATTCAGATGATAAAATCAGTTTTATCTACAATTCCTATCTACTACATGTCATGTTACAGAGCGTCTAGCAAGGATTTGTCGGCACTAGATG ACTATGTCCAAGAGAATTGTCGTCCAAATTCTCCAATAATATGGACAAGGTTTGGAGAATCGCAGACTGTCAACAGTGTGAAGGTGGCTGACATTCTCAATAGCAGAAAAATCTATATTTTGTCTGaaaaagattcccttatctag